A genomic segment from Polyangium mundeleinium encodes:
- a CDS encoding DUF4388 domain-containing protein, whose protein sequence is MAQRRHRVLIVDDEDGIVLALHRFLYQDNHRYDVLLAKNAEVGRQILRETPIDVLVTDVHLPGMSGMDLVCWAAVETPDTRAIVMTAFDVATIRDKAHAVGCLKLMRKPFDLHELRAALLQAMETHDSLLGSLSELSAVDVIQMLCLGRKTTALRIARGPVSGIILIQNGDIVHAVWNNMVGEEAVHEMIAVEDGVFNMAPFPPDFERTITGDYQHILMEGVRKLDEKARFGPSDDDAPRPSVRPGRITQQQGSKDDWDFGPDPGFQQKAQIPTNARMRLDALSAPPVPKELSSQAFPPPPPPPPPPPPPPPPPEETPEEIAARLKEREVASLMDQGFTALRNGQREDARKFWQQALELDPGNRRIELNLKKLDQDPSKRF, encoded by the coding sequence ATGGCTCAACGACGCCACAGAGTGCTGATCGTCGACGACGAGGACGGGATCGTCCTCGCCCTCCATCGGTTTCTTTATCAGGACAACCATCGCTACGACGTCCTCTTGGCGAAGAACGCCGAGGTGGGCCGTCAAATCCTGCGCGAGACGCCGATCGACGTTCTGGTGACCGACGTCCACCTGCCCGGCATGAGCGGCATGGACCTCGTCTGCTGGGCCGCGGTGGAGACGCCGGACACGCGGGCGATCGTGATGACCGCGTTCGACGTCGCGACGATCCGCGACAAGGCGCACGCGGTCGGCTGTCTCAAGCTGATGCGCAAGCCCTTCGATCTGCACGAGCTCCGCGCGGCGCTCCTGCAGGCCATGGAGACGCACGACAGCCTGCTCGGGAGCCTCTCGGAGCTCTCGGCGGTCGACGTCATCCAGATGCTCTGCCTCGGCCGCAAGACGACAGCGCTCCGCATCGCGCGCGGGCCTGTCTCGGGCATCATCCTCATCCAGAACGGCGACATCGTGCACGCCGTCTGGAACAACATGGTCGGCGAGGAGGCGGTGCACGAGATGATCGCGGTCGAGGACGGCGTCTTCAACATGGCGCCGTTCCCGCCGGACTTCGAGCGCACGATCACCGGCGACTACCAGCACATCCTGATGGAGGGCGTGCGCAAGCTCGACGAGAAGGCGCGCTTCGGCCCGTCCGACGACGACGCGCCGCGGCCTTCGGTGCGGCCCGGCCGCATCACGCAGCAGCAGGGCAGCAAGGACGACTGGGACTTCGGGCCGGACCCCGGCTTCCAGCAGAAGGCGCAGATCCCGACGAACGCGCGCATGCGCCTCGACGCGCTCAGCGCGCCGCCGGTGCCGAAGGAGCTCTCGTCGCAGGCGTTCCCGCCGCCGCCTCCGCCGCCTCCGCCGCCTCCGCCGCCCCCGCCGCCGCCCGAGGAGACGCCCGAGGAGATCGCGGCGCGCCTCAAGGAGCGCGAGGTCGCTTCGCTCATGGATCAGGGCTTCACGGCGCTGCGCAACGGCCAGCGCGAGGACGCGCGCAAGTTCTGGCAGCAGGCGCTGGAGCTCGACCCCGGCAACCGCCGCATCGAGCTCAACCTGAAGAAGCTCGACCAGGATCCCTCGAAGCGATTCTGA
- a CDS encoding iron-containing redox enzyme family protein, whose amino-acid sequence MSGEAKQETNHVGGWDAMPPSSRAPAFVTTPVGANDPDRKGAEAALLNLKQAQAEHPFWRNRFFKACTAGQLTKADFQFFFGQYYLYNRNFTRYLAALMANSDNDYHRARLSENLWEEGGGLETDKRHAEIFRKFLREALEIDIEKTDYLDATRFFVREFLDFCLRSHPAAGSAFLSLGTEGIVSRMYTIMVEGMLKASIPEEFLSFFRIHIGCDDEHAQTLEDMMVSYMHTPDWYNTCLSSMNYALSLRHRFFESLYDAIQGRKLQGVMSRIQARRSLAPQYPDPSLIRFTSGQHGAPLHENETERQNVKATVERLPFKSEIIDTRIVRIAAGKLNERHKHAHEMILHIAEGSGRVQVNESTVDVKAGDTVFVPRWSLHQTQNTGDGELVMLAFTDYGLTRRAYQNEPPARPAPRKEEGAVAQAVADAEE is encoded by the coding sequence ATGTCCGGAGAGGCGAAGCAGGAAACCAACCATGTGGGCGGCTGGGATGCCATGCCGCCTTCGTCGCGCGCGCCGGCCTTCGTGACGACGCCGGTGGGAGCGAACGATCCCGACCGGAAGGGCGCCGAGGCGGCGCTGCTCAACCTCAAACAAGCCCAGGCCGAGCACCCGTTCTGGCGGAACCGCTTCTTCAAGGCGTGCACCGCCGGGCAGCTGACGAAGGCCGATTTTCAGTTCTTTTTCGGCCAGTACTACCTCTACAACCGGAACTTCACGCGATACCTCGCCGCGCTGATGGCGAACTCGGACAACGATTACCACCGCGCGCGGCTGTCGGAGAACCTGTGGGAGGAGGGCGGCGGCCTCGAGACGGACAAACGCCACGCCGAGATCTTCCGCAAGTTCCTGCGCGAGGCGCTCGAAATCGACATCGAAAAGACGGACTATCTCGACGCCACGCGCTTCTTCGTGCGCGAATTCCTCGATTTTTGCCTCCGCTCCCACCCCGCCGCGGGCTCGGCGTTCCTGTCGCTCGGCACCGAGGGCATCGTCTCGCGGATGTATACGATCATGGTCGAGGGCATGCTCAAGGCCTCGATCCCCGAGGAGTTCCTGAGCTTCTTCCGCATTCACATCGGTTGCGACGACGAGCACGCGCAGACGCTGGAGGACATGATGGTGTCCTACATGCACACGCCCGACTGGTACAACACGTGCCTGTCGTCGATGAATTACGCGCTGAGCCTGCGCCACCGCTTCTTCGAGAGCCTCTACGACGCAATCCAGGGGCGCAAGCTCCAGGGCGTGATGAGCCGCATCCAGGCGCGCCGCTCCCTCGCCCCCCAGTACCCCGATCCCAGCCTGATCCGCTTCACCTCGGGCCAGCACGGCGCCCCGCTCCACGAAAACGAGACCGAGCGCCAGAACGTCAAGGCGACCGTCGAGCGACTGCCCTTCAAGTCGGAGATCATCGACACCCGAATCGTGCGCATCGCAGCCGGCAAGCTCAACGAGCGGCACAAGCACGCCCACGAGATGATCCTCCACATCGCGGAGGGCTCCGGCCGCGTCCAGGTGAACGAGTCGACCGTCGACGTGAAGGCCGGTGACACGGTCTTCGTGCCGCGCTGGTCGCTCCACCAGACGCAGAACACGGGCGACGGCGAGCTCGTGATGCTGGCCTTCACGGATTACGGGCTCACGCGCCGCGCCTACCAGAACGAGCCCCCGGCCCGGCCCGCCCCGCGCAAGGAAGAAGGCGCGGTCGCGCAGGCCGTCGCCGACGCCGAGGAGTAA
- a CDS encoding ABC-F family ATP-binding cassette domain-containing protein yields the protein MTVLQVSGLGFGYGANELFQGVTFSLAPGERAALVAPNGAGKSTLMRLIARELSPDAGSVVIKRGTRVAYVRQSHELPKVGTVLEAFLSGFDELLSLRKELDEASHAAASGTKQALDRLANATDKYHLAGGDALERRVEMLAAHLGFSHEDMGRALGSLSGGERGRLHLGVALANTPDLILLDEPTNHLDIETIAWLERHLAGLPSAMLVVSHDRAFLDALCPITMELGRRSFRVYPLAYSRYAEAREEDLARERELAERQEAFVAKTEEFIRRNIAGQKTKQAQSRRKMLDKLETVDRPEDVWARAEKVAFRFVQAPRSGDIVLDGRALAAERGGRQLFSGFDLLVRRGERIGILGPNGCGKSTLLKILAGRGAEEDQGEVKRGTNLCEGYFDQHLGSLDPNKTAVEEIRSVRGDMNVDAARQYLARFRFYGDDTLRKVEGFSGGERSRLALAKLLLEPRNLLFLDEPTNHLDIPAAEILEEALASFEGSVVLVSHDRRFLDAVTTRICAFHGGKIELFPGGYRDFQASLSRPSITPEEEDGADEDERAQDDGRAKRAVKRSASTVVAQAKGPESPLDKKRAFEAEKAASRALERKRKRVKELEEEIAMGETELGRMREVLKQDPGGDWEKLAKMVSEEQALARRVDTAMTEWMTLGEELAAEDVGRTA from the coding sequence ATGACCGTCCTTCAGGTCTCCGGCCTCGGCTTCGGGTACGGCGCAAATGAGCTCTTTCAAGGGGTGACGTTCTCGCTCGCCCCGGGGGAGCGGGCCGCGCTCGTGGCGCCGAACGGCGCGGGAAAGTCCACGCTGATGCGGCTGATCGCGCGGGAGCTCAGCCCGGACGCGGGCTCGGTCGTGATCAAGCGAGGGACGCGGGTCGCGTACGTCCGGCAATCCCACGAACTGCCGAAGGTCGGGACGGTGCTCGAAGCCTTCCTGTCGGGGTTCGACGAGCTTCTTTCGCTGCGGAAGGAGCTCGACGAGGCCTCACACGCGGCCGCGAGCGGGACGAAACAAGCGCTCGATCGGCTGGCGAACGCGACGGACAAGTACCACCTGGCGGGCGGGGATGCGCTGGAGCGGCGGGTGGAGATGCTCGCCGCGCACCTCGGCTTCTCGCACGAGGACATGGGCCGCGCGCTCGGGAGCCTGTCGGGCGGGGAGCGCGGGCGATTGCACCTCGGCGTGGCGCTCGCGAATACGCCGGACCTGATCTTGCTCGACGAGCCGACGAACCACCTCGACATCGAGACGATCGCGTGGCTGGAGCGGCACCTCGCGGGGCTGCCGAGCGCGATGCTCGTGGTCTCGCACGATCGCGCGTTCCTCGACGCGCTCTGCCCGATCACGATGGAGCTCGGGCGGCGAAGCTTTCGGGTCTATCCGCTCGCGTACTCGCGCTACGCCGAGGCGCGGGAAGAGGACCTCGCGCGGGAGCGCGAGCTCGCCGAGCGGCAAGAGGCGTTCGTCGCGAAGACCGAGGAGTTCATCCGTCGGAACATCGCGGGGCAGAAGACGAAGCAGGCGCAGAGCCGGCGGAAGATGCTCGACAAGCTGGAGACCGTCGACCGGCCAGAGGACGTGTGGGCGCGGGCGGAGAAGGTGGCCTTCCGCTTCGTGCAGGCGCCGCGCAGCGGAGACATCGTGCTCGACGGGCGGGCCCTCGCGGCGGAGCGCGGCGGGCGGCAGCTCTTTTCGGGCTTTGATCTGCTCGTGCGTCGCGGGGAGCGGATCGGGATTCTCGGGCCGAACGGGTGTGGCAAGTCGACGCTCTTGAAGATCCTCGCGGGTCGCGGCGCCGAGGAGGATCAAGGCGAGGTCAAGCGCGGGACGAACCTCTGCGAGGGGTATTTCGATCAGCACCTCGGCTCGCTCGATCCGAACAAGACCGCAGTCGAGGAGATCCGCAGCGTGCGCGGCGACATGAACGTGGACGCGGCGCGGCAATACCTCGCGCGGTTCCGCTTCTACGGCGACGACACGCTGCGCAAGGTGGAAGGTTTTTCCGGGGGCGAGCGAAGCCGGCTCGCATTGGCGAAGCTCCTGCTCGAACCACGCAACCTGCTGTTCCTCGACGAGCCGACGAACCACCTCGACATCCCGGCGGCGGAGATCCTGGAGGAGGCGCTCGCGAGCTTCGAGGGATCGGTGGTGCTCGTGTCGCACGATCGCCGCTTCCTCGACGCAGTGACCACGCGGATCTGCGCGTTCCACGGCGGCAAGATCGAGCTCTTCCCCGGCGGATACCGCGACTTCCAGGCGAGTTTGTCCCGGCCGAGCATCACGCCCGAAGAGGAAGACGGCGCCGACGAGGACGAGCGCGCCCAGGACGACGGGCGAGCGAAGCGCGCGGTGAAGCGGAGCGCGTCGACGGTCGTGGCGCAGGCGAAGGGGCCGGAGTCGCCGCTCGACAAGAAACGCGCGTTCGAGGCGGAGAAGGCCGCGTCGCGTGCGCTCGAGCGCAAGCGCAAGCGCGTGAAGGAGCTCGAAGAGGAGATCGCGATGGGCGAGACTGAGCTCGGGCGCATGCGCGAGGTCCTGAAGCAGGACCCGGGTGGGGACTGGGAAAAACTCGCGAAGATGGTGTCCGAGGAGCAAGCGCTCGCGCGGCGCGTGGACACGGCGATGACGGAGTGGATGACGCTCGGCGAGGAGCTCGCGGCCGAAGACGTGGGGAGGACGGCGTGA
- a CDS encoding glutaredoxin domain-containing protein yields MNRLGLVAMLALVMLQSAIACSSKKEDDGTTPLATTEELPSLTIGEDTPNLLLTWIDEKGDMHVELKPADVPAEGRTLVRVVVSDREDGTKHLFYVVDLTKKRDDGTYAARTMTRRAWESEVEKRRSAYLAKIAPPPPPSPTGAPSATQGPKPTNEPPVVASDLTVIVYGADWCKPCHQAEDYLRSKGVRVVKKDVEASPEAAREMSDKLEKSGQRGGSIPVIDIRGQILVGFSTRAVDRALAKASSGTAL; encoded by the coding sequence GTGAATCGGCTCGGCCTCGTCGCGATGCTCGCGCTCGTCATGCTGCAAAGCGCGATCGCGTGTTCGAGCAAAAAAGAAGACGACGGCACGACGCCGCTCGCGACGACGGAGGAGCTGCCGTCGCTCACGATCGGCGAGGACACGCCGAACCTCCTGCTCACGTGGATCGACGAGAAGGGCGACATGCACGTCGAGCTCAAGCCCGCGGACGTGCCGGCGGAGGGTCGAACGCTCGTGCGTGTCGTCGTGAGTGATCGCGAGGACGGGACGAAGCACCTGTTTTACGTCGTCGATCTGACGAAGAAGCGCGACGACGGGACGTACGCGGCGCGGACGATGACGCGGCGCGCATGGGAGTCCGAGGTGGAGAAGCGGCGGAGCGCGTACCTCGCGAAGATCGCCCCTCCCCCGCCGCCCTCGCCGACCGGCGCGCCGAGCGCGACGCAAGGGCCAAAGCCGACGAACGAGCCGCCCGTCGTGGCCTCGGATCTGACGGTGATCGTCTACGGCGCGGACTGGTGCAAACCCTGCCACCAGGCGGAAGATTATTTGCGCTCCAAGGGAGTGCGCGTCGTGAAGAAGGACGTGGAAGCGAGCCCGGAGGCCGCCCGGGAGATGAGCGACAAGCTCGAGAAGTCGGGTCAGCGCGGCGGCAGCATCCCCGTCATCGACATCCGCGGACAGATCCTCGTGGGCTTCAGCACCCGCGCCGTCGACCGCGCGCTCGCGAAGGCGTCCTCGGGCACGGCGCTCTGA
- a CDS encoding dihydrolipoamide acetyltransferase family protein: MIDVVMPQLGESVAEGTVTKWLVREGDFVAREQPLLEVATDKADTEVPAPSAGRVESIVAAVGAVVPKGGLLCRIDETATAGADVVRPVIPAPAEPQAPKETKPEPTAQPLGSPSTRKLAREEGVDLNQVQGTGEHGRITHDDVRRVAHAAPAPAALALPPPPLAPVPAQPITAAPELAQLVQAGGGFVPPIPGVGYGAYKVPPYSPRPGDEVIPFSRRRRITADHMAYSKITSPHVVTVAEVDLQATTKLRDQHKDRFKKEGVPLTFLAFICAATVRALREHPHLNARVLDNSFVVLKEINLGVAVETPGGLLVPSIKHADQLSLRGVAAQIDELATRARAGKTTADDLAGTTFTVSNPGLKGNLFGGAIISQPNVGILRMGEIKKRPVVVTRDGEDVIAIHPVMYMALSYDHRIVDGVLANSFLWRVADLLSRGEFEVG, encoded by the coding sequence ATGATCGACGTAGTCATGCCCCAGCTCGGTGAAAGCGTGGCCGAGGGGACGGTGACCAAGTGGCTCGTGCGTGAAGGCGACTTCGTTGCGCGGGAGCAACCGCTCCTGGAAGTCGCGACGGACAAGGCCGACACCGAGGTCCCCGCTCCTTCCGCGGGGCGGGTCGAGAGTATCGTGGCGGCCGTAGGGGCGGTGGTCCCGAAAGGCGGCCTGCTCTGTCGCATCGATGAGACGGCGACGGCCGGCGCAGACGTGGTGCGGCCCGTCATTCCCGCGCCCGCCGAGCCGCAGGCGCCCAAAGAGACGAAGCCCGAGCCCACGGCGCAGCCGCTCGGCTCGCCCTCGACGCGCAAGCTCGCGCGGGAAGAGGGCGTCGACCTGAACCAGGTGCAAGGCACGGGCGAGCATGGGCGCATCACGCACGACGACGTGCGCCGCGTGGCCCACGCCGCCCCCGCGCCCGCCGCGCTCGCCTTGCCTCCGCCGCCCCTCGCGCCCGTGCCTGCCCAGCCGATCACGGCCGCCCCGGAGCTCGCGCAGCTCGTGCAGGCGGGCGGCGGGTTCGTCCCGCCGATACCGGGCGTCGGGTACGGCGCGTACAAGGTGCCGCCGTACTCGCCGCGCCCCGGCGACGAGGTGATCCCGTTCTCGCGCCGCCGCCGCATCACGGCCGATCACATGGCGTACTCGAAGATCACGTCGCCGCACGTGGTCACGGTGGCCGAGGTCGATCTGCAGGCGACCACGAAGCTTCGCGATCAGCACAAGGATCGCTTCAAGAAGGAGGGCGTGCCGCTCACGTTCCTCGCCTTCATCTGCGCCGCGACGGTCCGCGCGCTGCGCGAGCACCCGCACCTCAACGCGCGCGTGCTCGACAACTCCTTCGTCGTGCTCAAGGAGATCAACCTGGGCGTCGCGGTCGAGACGCCGGGCGGTCTCCTCGTGCCGAGCATCAAGCACGCAGATCAACTCTCGCTGCGCGGCGTCGCGGCGCAGATCGACGAGCTCGCGACGCGCGCGCGGGCGGGCAAGACCACCGCGGACGACCTCGCCGGCACAACGTTCACGGTCTCGAACCCCGGCCTCAAGGGCAACCTCTTCGGCGGCGCGATCATCTCGCAGCCGAACGTGGGCATCCTGCGCATGGGCGAGATCAAGAAGCGGCCCGTGGTGGTGACGCGCGATGGCGAGGACGTCATCGCCATCCACCCGGTGATGTACATGGCGCTCTCGTACGATCACAGGATCGTCGACGGCGTCCTGGCAAACTCGTTCCTCTGGCGCGTCGCTGATCTTCTGAGCCGCGGGGAGTTCGAAGTCGGATGA
- the glyA gene encoding serine hydroxymethyltransferase, with protein sequence MTAATTKPEGHRPLSEVDPEIAELIRREERAEADTIRLIASENYVSRAVLEATGSVLTNKYSEGYPQKRYYEGQQQIDQVEELARSRMKQVFGADHVNVQPYSGSPANLAVYLAFVKPGETIMGLGLPAGGHLTHGWNVSITGKFFNSVPYGVRADDHRIDMDQVRELARTHRPKLIWCGTTAYPRTLDFPAFRAIADEVGAILAADIAHIAGLVAGGAHPSPIGISDVVTMTTHKTFRGPRGAAILCKTEHAVAIDRAVFPGLQGGPHNHTTAAIAVAAREAMEPSFKQYAARVVENARVLGAALEAKGFRLITGGTDNHLLLVDMTPKNIGGKPYAKALDRAGLVGNYNSIPNDPRKPMDPSGLRIGTPSISSRGMGPKEMELIAGWMAEVADHPQDEARITRIAGEVKELCQGFPAPGIVS encoded by the coding sequence ATGACCGCCGCAACGACGAAGCCCGAGGGCCATCGCCCGCTCTCCGAGGTCGATCCGGAGATCGCCGAGCTCATCCGCCGCGAGGAGCGCGCGGAGGCAGACACGATCCGGCTCATCGCGAGCGAGAACTACGTCTCGCGCGCGGTCCTCGAAGCGACGGGGTCGGTCCTGACGAACAAGTACTCGGAGGGCTACCCGCAGAAGCGGTACTACGAGGGCCAGCAGCAGATCGATCAAGTCGAGGAGCTGGCCCGGAGCCGCATGAAGCAGGTCTTCGGGGCCGATCACGTCAACGTGCAGCCCTACTCGGGCAGCCCCGCGAACCTCGCCGTGTACCTCGCGTTCGTGAAGCCCGGCGAGACGATCATGGGCCTCGGCCTGCCCGCGGGCGGGCACCTGACGCACGGCTGGAACGTCAGCATCACGGGCAAGTTCTTCAACAGCGTGCCCTACGGCGTGCGCGCGGACGATCACCGCATCGACATGGACCAGGTGCGCGAGCTCGCCCGGACGCACCGGCCGAAGCTCATCTGGTGCGGCACGACGGCCTACCCGCGCACGCTCGACTTCCCCGCGTTCCGCGCCATCGCGGACGAGGTGGGCGCGATCCTCGCGGCCGACATCGCGCACATCGCGGGCCTCGTCGCGGGCGGGGCGCACCCGTCGCCGATCGGAATCTCGGACGTCGTGACGATGACGACGCACAAGACGTTCCGCGGCCCGCGCGGCGCGGCCATCCTCTGCAAGACCGAGCATGCCGTGGCGATCGATCGCGCGGTGTTCCCGGGCCTGCAGGGCGGCCCGCACAACCACACGACGGCCGCGATCGCGGTCGCCGCGCGCGAGGCGATGGAGCCGTCGTTCAAGCAGTACGCGGCGCGCGTGGTGGAGAACGCGCGTGTCCTCGGCGCGGCGCTCGAGGCGAAGGGCTTCCGGCTGATCACCGGCGGCACGGACAACCACCTCCTGCTCGTCGACATGACGCCGAAGAACATCGGCGGAAAGCCGTACGCGAAGGCGCTCGATCGCGCGGGGCTCGTGGGCAACTACAATTCGATCCCCAACGATCCGCGCAAGCCCATGGATCCGTCGGGGCTCCGCATCGGCACGCCGTCGATCTCGTCGCGCGGCATGGGTCCGAAGGAGATGGAGCTCATCGCGGGGTGGATGGCCGAGGTCGCCGACCATCCGCAGGACGAGGCGCGCATCACCCGGATCGCCGGCGAGGTGAAGGAGCTCTGCCAGGGCTTCCCCGCGCCCGGCATCGTCTCCTGA
- a CDS encoding HU family DNA-binding protein: MATKKSAGGGAKKSLSKSALIQAITEAAGDEISRKQVKSVLESLVTVGHRELKKSGVFTLPGFAKFRVVKRPATKARQGINPFTKQPMTFPAKPASKSVRARPIKAIKDALV; encoded by the coding sequence ATGGCGACCAAGAAGAGTGCTGGGGGCGGGGCGAAGAAGTCGTTGAGCAAGAGCGCTCTGATCCAGGCGATTACGGAGGCTGCTGGGGACGAGATCTCCCGCAAGCAGGTCAAGAGTGTGCTCGAGTCTCTGGTCACGGTCGGGCACCGTGAGCTGAAGAAGTCGGGCGTCTTCACGCTGCCGGGCTTCGCGAAGTTCCGGGTGGTGAAGCGGCCGGCGACGAAGGCCCGCCAGGGGATCAACCCCTTCACCAAGCAGCCGATGACCTTCCCGGCCAAGCCCGCCAGCAAGTCGGTGCGTGCGCGCCCGATCAAGGCGATCAAAGACGCCCTCGTCTGA